A stretch of Eleutherodactylus coqui strain aEleCoq1 chromosome 2, aEleCoq1.hap1, whole genome shotgun sequence DNA encodes these proteins:
- the LOC136610161 gene encoding gastrokine-1-like — protein MKTLVIFAALLGSLLATDNINVNNQGNVDDNVHQIVNINNQDHVAHINSLNGWNSWDSICEYGKGVVATRLYGKRMCVVTKMDTNVFPSLDALNNKPVKASSFFKFNINQVPIANIGIYGVHVEALCRGIPSYTAEAHQVDAGFELCDPSSIIVIAGISFCF, from the exons ATGAAAACCTTG GTGATTTTTGCTGCTCTCCTTGGATCTCTGCTTGCTACTGAT AATATAAATGTTAACAACCAAGGGAATGTTGATGACAATGTGCATCAGATTGTGAACATCAACAACCAGGACCATGTGGCCCACATCAACAGTCTGAACGGCTGGAACTCCTGGGACTCCATCTGCGAATATGGAAAG GGAGTAGTTGCAACACGGCTCTACGGAAAGCGGATGTGCGTGGTGACAAAAATGGATACGAATGTTTTCCCCAGCCTGGACGCCCTGAACAACAAACCA GTCAAGGCCTCAAGTTTCTTCAAGTTTAATATCAACCAAGTTCCCATTGCTAATATCGGAATATATGGTGTCCATGTTGAAGCCCTGTGTCGGGGAATCCCATCCTACACTGCTGAAGCACACCAAG TGGATGCAGGCTTCGAACTTTGCGACCCCAGTAGCATCATCGTCATTGCAGGCATCTCCTTCTGCTTCTAA